Proteins encoded by one window of Anopheles maculipalpis chromosome 2RL, idAnoMacuDA_375_x, whole genome shotgun sequence:
- the LOC126567735 gene encoding uncharacterized protein LOC126567735 — protein MTTKVVKRKLKPNGAECPVEQKKSKPGNATNGVQSLALPFRKQQPKGRLVSQAFRKRKPIGYVEPSAEERKINKIAENFRQELQSGVMAMSAVRHFLQETYTNPDIVIHYIHCGGTFKPLLDILSSCEKEKLNDIADVLHLVQIVLLRSLDCDETHVKYATKCVRSIMTNYQTVVCSLLQDQGTHAVSSKACALRLLKAVLLVDGQTYWRDVLRLVDSSSAKMSISEYRESLSRPEGYIGNSLRTAFIEFNLAFLIDTPTQLVRFWLARHALVYPLVLNLVYDSTANVILVMKTLRKYVLDNPEIDKYIYRTAFTPDILKALVHLYEWVGPEKMEIKEQDKLNVLTAAEEFVLPLLTSRRCFLVPKSIDLERASPRYRQLLQDLKHTYLHEHQRRLVMGMLEMCPEVIPATLDMYGGMLKSKSEHVREMLKQILLLHKPDELIPKLEKTVSAKALSNFVVQSTLPRTILEHIGTVLDTQPNNIPYCFEFLAVMVARCEEYIQVIERSSLLDQFGLKKVKLDAINKIVTMFPSVDRIMVAMKSHRDNREVQKREVTLEYAMDILLVCIRSFRAYIDASSFMTTFGDILIKPAYHSTVVERYFLNYEFKAIKVIIQLEPQSVSFTSELFPAVLSLLTKAYLNGTPEVRLDATEQLLSLFRNTALFGNRGTEIEFWFQAMHDIETTEDIPELVNYLTVQIRQAAEQVGQKKKGKYDKKFTSAEEAFDVGASTGKNELRALFARVERETDTSVTTTVAASEALLDAQIERPAADNLFLYIFSGTTKRPAKFRPYFEGVVLRYLHSASHPEIIHRAVKAIPGIDNLLSSVRQYAASWLTGNEGLALQKTGNPLFCSLSIALVEKRSNTELYDRFVGRKKAVRVSMLDFFHLTMFYFSRWVASRTLVPEQVEVLRYYGKLFLKRLLEPGILSERDVGELMEGLFLRRPVIFQNFSIVKRTQDTLRQQVSELVYELMEMMHQLPHFEDYTELYSNKILTELMAASTVDEESHLDGELTEKLLTVFKLNERHCATLLRHYANLPASVFVAGNERTYHYQQMCFALQQLIARNRCREEYFLPEEAVRGLIRIYIECGRNEEGGSETIELEELEKALLDYFNMFPHCIAHIEPDLMRVFFENDRRIGKTTIKLAAFLLSRSSHLHAPFLQLVGPNASKKELVYPLLNVAFRKGIISETTAEEKHIKTLLGQIYVEFKGPILKMLEKPNKAAVIYRENALASEQLVRFCMPRNECVDFSRKKLRIEAVESFQLRVLMEIYGAALKTLGDGANAPALQPIFCNGFGVLLQCFEALFKSISSANYLLQQEVQLQRMNELVLATYRWASQAAARNRTKGERITFASVTKTSQWTAFCKSCLKFGMETVRRGDNDRRFDERLHVLLKLMAVLVDLFYEDGQKEQADIGRCYDWVLSHSNFLRVLLLQYQYKPKTALVQLMYSLARKNPSVVSDKHVPLLLGAYGATLTDANRYILALLQHYERSGVQMHEFRPFLWGETAIKHFSLESTAAAQNDETANETTARGSFRTNVTEVFALLMEDKVISTIENFPVWRKLDACSQLPETTFDELMQQSDSEKRGLLVDYQADGPVERFVEKSRRGHGRKHHPHIDLLEMNSINAEQNSVTYDPAFLMPMINYMFASEQPDMLRRGIRSGILTLPFLCLSSNDEQMRLAGGSVLLRIRSHLELTKRLTDSKTWLHLLAVIQRRFIEMYATAASYNENVQKNGHVPRAPFLSMLFIAETVKLLPNVLSKLHGPMTQYLIHQDVYNFRMVPNFLQLFNSSDVENNVQRMFMVRTLYLGVKSHRDFAVLRASPIIQVMMAFHGSPLSNRELNMAILNLLNAIAKIPRSCQFLVDSLGFVGWLSERIDVIESFEFDTIEAFLGLLSDCWYSMQVMAISYRSRSQHHQPRSTVFFQRGMLILTLKFLPLLSPRSSSITLKRFLNLLEKTTSPWHGYQHLMSLVSAEVMEQLLEYFETLFAEHMWCVRYVRRCGTFAIDDDTTMGRKLQEVGVDQTTSLIVLALRRFVMRWCNCQKGDSTIEVKDELEEVDVVMEGVSMENDDEEDGVNEKIEEDVETEVDE, from the exons ATGACTACAAAAGTAGTTAAACGTAAGCTTAAACCGAACGGAGCTGAGTGTCCGGTAGAACAGAAAAAATCAAAGCCAGGCAATGCAACGAATGGAGTGCAATCGCTGGCCCTACCGTTTCGGAAGCAGCAACCGAAAGGCCGGCTCGTATCGCAAGCTTTCCGTAAACGCAAACCGATTGGATATGTGGAACCGTCCGCGGAGGAGAGAAAGATTAACAAAATCGCAGAAAACTTCCGCCAGGAGTTACAGTCCGGGGTGATGGCGATGAGTG CCGTTCGACACTTTCTGCAGGAAACGTACACAAATCCGGACATTGTTATTCATTACATACACTGCGGTGGTACGTTTAAACCGCTGCTGGATATTCTTTCCTCCTGTGAGAAGGAAAAGCTGAACGATATTGCCGACGTGCTGCATTTGGTACAGATTGTGCTGCTGAGAAGTTTGGATTGTGATGAAACGCACGTAAAATATGCCACCAAATGCGTTAGGTCCATCATGACCAACTATCAGACGGTTGTTTGCAGTCTGCTACAGGATCAGGGAACGCATGCAGTGTCCAGCAAAGCGTGTGCATTGCGTCTGCTCAAGGCCGTTCTGCTGGTGGACGGTCAAACGTACTGGCGTGATGTGTTGCGGTTGGTAGACAGTTCCAGTGCGAAGATGAGTATAAGCGAGTATCGTGAATCGCTTTCCCGGCCGGAAGGTTATATCGGAAATTCGCTACGCACAGCGTTTATCGAGTTTAATCTAGCGTTTCTGATCGATACACCAACACAGCTGGTGCGTTTCTGGCTCGCACGCCATGCTTTGGTTTATCCGCTGGTGCTAAACCTGGTGTACGATAGTACGGCAAACGTAATACTCGTGATGAAGACACTGCGCAAGTACGTGCTCGATAATCCTGAAATCGATAAGTACATCTACCGTACCGCCTTTACGCCCGATATTCTGAAAGCACTCGTCCATCTGTACGAGTGGGTCGGTccggaaaagatggaaattAAGGAGCAGGACAAACTGAATGTTCTGACTGCTGCTGAAGAATTCGTGCTACCACTGCTCACTTCACGACGTTGCTTTTTAGTGccgaaatcgatcgatctAGAACGAGCCAGTCCACGTTATCGGCAGCTGTTGCAGGATCTAAAGCACACCTATCTACACGAACACCAACGGCGGCTGGTGATGGGAATGCTGGAAATGTGTCCCGAAGTAATACCGGCCACGCTCGACATGTACGGCGGTATGTTAAAGTCAAAATCCGAGCACGTCCGTGAAATGCTTAAGCAAATACTTCTTCTGCACAAACCCGACGAATTAATCCCGAAGCTAGAAAAAACCGTCTCCGCCAAAGCGCTGTCGAATTTCGTCGTACAAAGCACACTACCACGCACGATACTCGAACACATTGGTACAGTGCTGGACACACAGCCCAACAACATCCCGTACTGTTTCGAATTTCTTGCCGTAATGGTAGCCCGCTGCGAGGAATATATCCAGGTAATCGAACGCTCCAGCCTGCTAGATCAGTTCGGCCTGAAAAAGGTAAAGCTGGATGCAATCAACAAGATCGTAACAATGTTTCCCAGCGTTGATCGTATAATGGTAGCGATGAAGTCCCATCGGGACAATCGGGAGGTCCAAAAGCGCGAAGTAACGCTCGAATATGCGATGGACATTTTGCTCGTCTGCATACGCTCGTTCCGGGCGTACATCGATGCATCCTCGTTTATGACCACCTTCGGGGACATTCTGATCAAACCGGCCTACCATTCAACGGTGGTTGAgcgatattttttaaactatgaGTTTAAAGCGATAAAAGTCATCATCCAGCTCGAACCACAAAGCGTTTCGTTCACGTCCGAGTTATTTCCGGCGGTGCTGTCGTTGCTGACCAAAGCGTACCTAAATGGAACACCGGAGGTACGGCTGGATGCAACGGAACAGCTGCTGTCACTGTTCCGCAATACGGCCCTGTTCGGCAATCGTGGTACGGAGATTGAATTTTGGTTTCAAGCAATGCACGACATCGAAACGACGGAGGACATTCCCGAACTGGTCAACTATCTTACCGTTCAGATACGGCAAGCTGCAGAACAGGttggacaaaaaaagaaaggcaagTACGATAAAAAGTTCACCTCCGCTGAAGAAGCGTTCGATGTCGGTGCATCAACAGGCAAGAACGAATTGCGGGCACTTTTCGCGAGAGTAGAGCGAGAAACGGACACATCCGTCACTACTACCGTTGCCGCATCGGAAGCACTTCTAGACGCACAGATTGAGCGACCCGCAGCAGACAACTTGTTCCTGTATATTTTCTCTGGCACCACCAAACGGCCGGCAAAGTTTCGCCCGTATTTCGAGGGAGTAGTATTGCGCTATCTTCACTCCGCATCCCATCCGGAGATCATTCATCGCGCAGTAAAAGCGATACCCGGTATCGATAATCTACTGTCCTCCGTACGCCAGTACGCAGCCAGCTGGCTAACGGGAAACGAAGGTTTGGCATTGCAAAAAACTGGCAATCCCTTGTTTTGTTCGCTTAGCATCGCTCTGGTGGAAAAGCGATCGAATACTGAGCTTTACGATCGTTTCGTCGGCCGGAAGAAAGCTGTGCGCGTTTCCATGCTGGATTTCTTCCACCTgacgatgttttattttagccGTTGGGTTGCATCGCGAACGCTCGTCCCGGAGCAGGTGGAAGTATTGAGATATTACGGCAAACTATTCCTGAAGCGTTTACTAGAACCGGGCATACTTTCGGAGCGTGATGTTGGCGAACTGATGGAGGGATTGTTCCTGCGCCGTCCGGTCATCTTTCAGAATTTCTCCATCGTGAAGCGAACGCAAGATACTTTACGCCAGCAGGTGTCCGAGTTGGTGTACGAGCTAATGGAGATGATGCATCAACTGCCACATTTTGAGGACTACACTGAGCTTTACTCGAACAAGATTCTTACCGAGCTGATGGCAGCTTCAACCGTGGACGAAGAGTCTCACCTAGATGGGGAGCTAACGGAGAAATTGCTGACCGTTTTTAAACTGAACGAACGTCACTGTGCAACACTTTTGCGGCATTACGCGAACCTTCCGGCCAGTGTGTTTGTGGCGGGAAATGAAAGAACGTATCACTACCAGCAGATGTGTTTCGCATTGCAGCAGTTGATAGCGCGAAACCGATGCCGGGAGGAATATTTCCTTCCGGAGGAAGCCGTTCGAGGACTGATACGTATCTACATCGAATGTGGCCGTAATGAAGAAGGCGGCAGCGAAACGATTGAGTTGGAAGAGTTGGAAAAAGCTCTCCTGGATTACTTCAACATGTTCCCGCACTGCATTGCCCACATCGAGCCGGATCTGATGCGTGTGTTCTTCGAAAACGATCGTCGAATCGGTAAAACGACCATCAAGCTGGCAGCGTTCTTGCTCTCACGCAGTTCTCATCTTCACGCACCCTTCCTGCAGCTTGTCGGGCCGAATGCGTCAAAGAAAGAGTTGGTTTATCCACTGCTTAACGTTGCCTTCCGAAAAGGTATCATTAGCGAGACAACCGCCGAGGAAAAGCATATCAAAACTCTACTGGGGCAGATTTACGTCGAGTTTAAGGGTCCCATCCTAAAGATGTTGGAAAAACCGAACAAAGCTGCTGTTATTTATCGTGAAAATGCACTCGCAAGCGAACAGCTCGTACGGTTCTGCATGCCACGCAACGAGTGTGTTGATTTTTCACGCAAAAAGCTCCGAATTGAAGCCGTTGAATCGTTCCAGCTGCGTGTGTTGATGGAAATTTATGGAGCAGCGTTGAAGACGCTCGGAGATGGTGCAAACGCACCGGCATTGCAGCCCATCTTCTGTAACGGATTCGGTGTACTGTTGCAGTGTTTTGAAGCACTTTTCAAATCGATTTCTTCGGCGAACTATCTACTACAGCAGGAGGTACAGTTGCAACGGATGAATGAGTTGGTGCTGGCGACTTATCGGTGGGCATCGCAGGCAGCCGCACGGAACCGTACCAAGGGCGAGAGGATAACTTTCGCGTCCGTTACGAAGACTTCCCAGTGGACAGCGTTTTGTAAGAGTTGTCTTAAGTTTGGTATGGAGACGGTACGGCGTGGCGATAACGATCGACGGTTCGATGAGCGATTGCACGTGCTGCTGAAGCTGATGGCGGTTTTGGTGGATCTGTTCTATGAGGACGGGCAAAAGGAACAGGCTGATATCGGTCGGTGCTATGATTGGGTTTTATCTCACTCCAATTTTCTCCGCGTCTTGCTCTTGCAGTATCAGTACAAACCGAAGACAGCTCTGGTGCAGCTGATGTACTCGCTTGCACGCAAAAATCCATCAGTTGTGAGCGATAAGCATGTTCCACTACTCTTGGGTGCATACGGTGCAACACTGACCGACGCTAACCGGTACATTCTGGCGCTGCTTCAACACTACGAACGATCCGGAGTACAGATGCATGAATTTCGACCCTTCCTGTGGGGTGAAACAGCCATCAAACATTTCTCCCTGGAATCTACGGCAGCTGCACAAAACGACGAAACAGCTAACGAAACAACTGCACGTGGATCATTCCGTACGAACGTAACGGAAGTGTTTGCCTTACTGATGGAAGATAAAGTTATTAGCACGATAGAAAACTTCCCTGTGTGGCGAAAGCTTGATGCCTGTTCGCAACTCCCGGAAACCACCTTTGATGAGCTCATGCAGCAATCGGATTCCGAGAAACGAGGACTTCTGGTGGACTATCAAGCGGATGGGCCGGTCGAACGATTTGTGGAGAAATCGCGTCGAGGACACGGTCGAAAACATCATCCACATATCGACCTGTTGGAGATGAATTCCATCAACGCGGAGCAGAATTCCGTAACGTACGATCCCGCATTTCTGATGCCAATGATAAACTACATGTTTGCGAGCGAACAACCGGACATGCTGCGGCGTGGGATTCGTTCCGGCATCCTCACACTACCCTTCCTGTGCCTTTCGAGCAACGATGAGCAGATGCGTCTAGCCGGTGGCAGTGTTCTCCTTCGCATACGTAGCCACTTGGAGCTAACGAAACGGTTAACCGATTCGAAAACATGGCTTCATCTGCTAGCCGTTATACAGCGACGCTTCATTGAGATGTACGCAACGGCAGCAAGTTACAACGAAAACGTGCAAAAGAATGGACACGTGCCGCGAGCTCCATTCCTGTCGATGCTTTTCATCGCCGAAACGGTTAAGCTGCTTCCGAACGTGCTGAGCAAACTGCACGGCCCAATGACACAGTACCTCATCCACCAGGACGTGTACAACTTCCGCATGGTGCCCAATTTTTTGCAACTGTTCAACAGCAGCGATGTGGAGAATAACGTTCAGCGGATGTTTATGGTTCGGACGCTTTATCTCGGGGTGAAGTCGCATCGTGACTTTGCCGTACTACGTGCCTCGCCCATCATACAGGTGATGATGGCATTCCACGGTTCACCACTGTCCAACCGTGAGCTGAACATGGCCATCCTGAACCTACTGAACGCTATTGCTAAAATCCCGCGATCTTGTCAATTTCTGGTAGATTCGCTTGGGTTTGTCGGTTGGCTGAGTGAGCGTATTGACGTGATCGAAAGCTTTGAGTTTGATACGATTGAAGCATTTCTGGGGCTGCTTAGCGATTGCTGGTATTCGATGCAGGTGATGGCTATTTCGTACCGATCCCGCTCACAACACCATCAACCACGGTCGACGGTATTCTTCCAGCGTGGTATGCTGATCTTAACGCTTAAGTTTCTCCCGCTACTGTCACCGCGAAGTTCGAGCATTACGTTGAAACGGTTCTTAAACTTGCTCGAAAAGACCACTTCCCCCTGGCACGGTTATCAACATCTGATGTCGTTGGTCAGTGCGGAGGTGATGGAACAGCTGCTCGAGTACTTCGAAACATTGTTCGCGGAGCATATGTGGTGTGTGCGGTACGTGCGACGGTGTGGAACGTTTGCCATCGATGATGACACGACGATGGGTAGAAAGCTACAGGAAGTTGGTGTGGATCAGACCACCAGTCTGATCGTACTAGCGCTGAGAAGATTCGTGATGCGTTGGTGTAACTGCCAGAAGGGTGATTCGACCATTGAGGTGAAGGATGAGCTGGAAGAGGTCGACGTTGTGATGGAAGGAGTTAGTATGGAAAATGACGATGAAGAAGATGGTGTTAATGAAAAGATTGAAGAGGACGTTGAGACAGAAGTGGATGAGTGA